Proteins co-encoded in one Arachis hypogaea cultivar Tifrunner chromosome 13, arahy.Tifrunner.gnm2.J5K5, whole genome shotgun sequence genomic window:
- the LOC112733221 gene encoding violaxanthin de-epoxidase, chloroplastic produces the protein MSLKVHAPRFLTPVHTRIGFLPNKPKFFGTSFLRRHATSRSFLPHPLHASPAVVSAVTAEQPPEPPVRMLAVVGHGAVSPLKSALWQEVMLHTAERLKWVDEGYELLVFTDECIQSDQQKALRLQSELLKADILVIVAVTGKESIEWIKIHSRTIQNVICFDSTTDLKSKLGGYEVHNQVKGSIFGEVLGNSQSDKTGESSKVVQTVSEAWDRHSSDDIRFCLLVLINAYIRPVPVLKNLRAKGFSTLKCMLRNCGRQVLNCLLDPNCRKALQCLNRCSPVDQVCNYRCIASYESANLEAFSLCVLQKNNCLELEAEVPNKPYVPPMVKFRGQDINYEMAEDLFVGWLGNLQWSWRVVAGQNPAYDQFPCQYQLFYRGKAKGSFWYEPVFQVKTLEGQMVWRRRRYRVKRGKIPGTFHFSVLDNGVVSNEYWTIVEVADDLSWGLFHYHGAARAAGQSYTGAVLVSPDGAFPNERERTKVVAALQKCGIKEWELYNVDNCSCIDPPLGIPDGSNLHSTVQIEDPNRMPV, from the exons ATGTCTCTGAAAGTGCATGCTCCACGTTTTCTGACACCGGTTCACACAAGAATCGGTTTTCTTCCAAACAAACCTAAATTCTTCGGAACCTCTTTCCTTCGTCGCCATGCCACCTCTCGCTCGTTTCTTCCTCATCCTCTTCACGCTTCCCCTGCCGTTGTCTCCGCTGTGACGGCTGAGCAGCCGCCTGAGCCTCCGGTGAGGATGCTGGCTGTTGTTGGCCATGGTGCTGTCAGCCCTCTCAAGTCTGCACTATGGCAAGAAGTCATGCTTCACACT GCAGAAAGACTGAAATGGGTTGACGAAGGATATGAACTTCTTGTATTTACCGATGAATGTATTCAATCTGATCAACAAAAGGCTCTCAGACTTCAGAGTGAATTACTGAAGGCTGATATATTGGTGATTGTTGCTGTTACAGGAAAGGAATCAATTGAGTGGATTAAAATCCACAGCAGAACTATACAAAATGTAATATGCTTTGACTCTACAACAGATTTGAAGAGCAAATTAGGAGGCTATGAAGTTCACAATCAAGTGAAAGGAAGTATATTTGGAGAAGTGCTCGGAAACTCTCAATCAGATAAAACTGGAGAGTCAAGTAAAGTAGTGCAAACTGTATCCGAAGCATGGGATCGACATAGTTCTGATGATATAAGGTTCTGTTTGCTGGTATTAATCAATGCTTATATAAGGCCAGTTCCAGTGTTGAAGAACTTGAGAGCAAAGGGTTTTTCTACCTTGAAGTGCATGCTGAGGAACTGTGGCCGCCAGGTACTTAATTGCTTGTTGGATCCTAATTGTAGAAAAGCTCTTCAATGCTTGAACCGGTGCAGTCCTGTTGATCAAGTATGTAACTATAGGTGTATTGCTTCATATGAAAGTGCGAACCTAGAAGCCTTTTCACTCTGTGTATTACAGAAAAACAACTGTCTTGAGCTGGAAGCAGAAGTCCCCAACAAGCCGTATGTGCCTCCAATGGTTAAGTTTCGGGGGCAGGACATAAACTATGAAATGGCAGAAGATTTGTTTGTTGGTTGGTTGGGGAATTTGCAATGGAGCTGGCGTGTTGTAGCCGGGCAGAACCCGGCATACGATCAATTTCCATGTCAATACCAACTATTCTATAGGGGAAAAGCAAAAGGGTCATTTTGGTATGAACCAGTATTCCAGGTAAAAACATTAGAAGGACAAATGGTTTGGAGGAGGAGAAGATACCGGGTTAAGAGAGGTAAGATACCCGGGACATTCCATTTCAGTGTATTGGATAATGGAGTTGTTTCAAATGAATATTGGACAATCGTGGAAGTCGCCGATGATCTTAGTTGGGGTTTGTTCCACTATCATGGAGCTGCGAGAGCTGCAGGGCAGTCTTATACTGGAGCAGTGCTTGTTAGTCCAGATGGAGCATTTCCAAATGAAAGAGAGAGGACAAAGGTAGTTGCTGCGCTCCAGAAATGTGGAATAAAAGAATGGGAGCTATATAATGTTGATAATTGTTCATGCATAGATCCCCCCTTAGGAATTCCAGATGGTTCAAATTTACATTCTACAGTCCAAATTGAAGATCCAAATCGGATGCCTGTATGA
- the LOC112733222 gene encoding probable ATP synthase 24 kDa subunit, mitochondrial — protein MALSSRLFSKSNKLVYASQVFLQKEHAIPVRHFAKGSAPPSLKGDEMLKNIFVELKNKFETAMGILKKEKITIDPDDPAAVSQYANVMKTVRQKANLLSESQSIKGIIEMETQDIPDARTYLLTLREIRIKDGLTDDLGAEAMMMEALDKVEKELKKPLLRDDKKGMDLLLAEFDKINQKLGIRKEDLPKLEDQLELKIAKAQLQELKKEAFEAMETQLKREEFKGEEKADVKSLDVRNFI, from the exons ATGGCACTATCTTCTCGCCTCTTCTCCAAATCCAATAAGCtg GTCTATGCCAGTCAAGTATTTCTGCAAAAGGAGCATGCTATTCCTGTTCGTCACTTTGCCAAAGGGTCTGCCCCTCCTTCCCTCAAGGGAGATG AGATGCTAAAGAACATTTTTGTGgagttgaagaacaagtttgaGACTGCCATGGGAATATTAAAGAAGGAAAAGATTACCATTGATCCAGATGATCCAGCTGCTGTTTCTCAGTACGCAAATGTCATGAAAACTGTTAGGCAAAA GGCAAACTTGCTCTCAGAGTCCCAAAGTATCAAAGGAATCATTGAAATGGAAACACAAGATATTCCTGATGCTCGCACTTATCTTTTAACCTTGCGGGAAATAAGAATCAA GGATGGTCTTACGGATGATCTTGGCGCTGAGGCTATGATGATGGAAGCATTGGACAAAGTTGAAAAGGAGTTGAAAAAACCTCTACTGAGAGATGATAAGAAAGGAATGGACCTTCTCTTGGCAGAATTTGATAAGATTAATCAGAA ACTTGGAATTCGGAAAGAAGATCTACCAAAGTTGGAAGATCAGCTAGAGCTTAAAATAGCCAAAGCACAACTGCAGGAACTGAAGAAAGAAGCTTTTGAGGCAATGGAAACGCAATTGAAGAG GGAGGAGTTCAAGGGTGAGGAAAAGGCTGATGTCAAATCTTTGGACGTCAGAAACTTCATTTAA